Genomic window (Campylobacter sp. RM16704):
TTCTTTACTTATTGGTGTAGATGTTAGTATTTTTTCAAGATCTGTATGAAACAAATAAGTTCCATCGCTAGCTAAAACTGCAGCATGGCTATAAGGTGTTTTACCTATAGCTAAAACTTCTTCTGAAAATTTCTTTAAATCATAATCAGCTGCAACTACTCCAATTACCTTTCCATTTTCTATGATAGGATTAGCATAAGAAATAGTAGGTTTTTTCATGCTAGATGAAATATAAGGTTCTGTGACAACTAATTCTTTTTTTTCTTTAGCTTCCTTATACCAACCTCTCGTTCTTGGATCATATCCACTTTCTGGTGTTTGATTATTACCATTTGATCTAAACATAGAGCCATCGTCAAAGCCTACATAAGTTAAATCAAATCCTAAAGAATCACCAAATGATTTTAACAAACTTGTATAACTTTCTGCACTTAATTTTTCTTTATTATCTTTAATATATTTTGTTAAAGAGTTAATTACATTACGTCTATCACTTGCATATAGATCAAATCTTTTACTAATGTCAAAAGCGACTTTTTGCTGAAATTGAACAAGAAGTGTATGAGTATTAGATTTGGATTTAATATAATTAAAAATACCTAAGGTACATAGCAATATAACAATAAATATACAGACAATAAGAGCTATTTTATTGGAAAAGTTTCCTAATAAATATTTTTTGATCGAAAAAGTCATACTATACCCTCCTCTTTTTTTACTTTTTTGCTTGTGTTAGTATTATATTGTGTAATTATTAAAATATTATAAATATAATATTATTTAATAAAAAATTCTAATTTTTTAGATAGCAAAATTTTATTATCGGTATATTTTAGCCATTGGATATTTGATGCGAAAATTGAAGCTTTTGCAAGTTTAGCAAAGGGAAATTTTTGATAATATAATTCTCCTTGTTTTTTGGTCGCTTTTGTAAATTTTGCTTTTATTTGCACACCTTTAATAAGATTAATAATATTTGTATCTAGTGTTATATTGATAGCAATTTTAGGATTTTTATAAGCTAATTGAATGTGTTTTGTATGTTCTTCACTAGCAAAAATTAAAGCTAGTTTTTTCTCATCAAAAACATAATAACAACTAGCACAATATACTCCACCATCATTATCTAATACGCTTAATGTTAATAGTTTTTGAGAGTGAATAAATTCTTTAATTCTTTCATCCATAAGTTTTAGCTTTTAAATATAGAATTTTCTGATAAGTTAGATGAGTTAAAAAAATAACATAAAAAACTTGTAAAAATATTCCTATAAAAGGAATACTAGAAATTAGAAAAAATATCAATGTATATAATTTAAAATATAAAGGTGATGAATTTTTATAAAAATTGCGAAATGTTTCTCGATCTAAAACATTACTCATTACATCTAATATAAGCAATTTATGAAATAAATAGTAAAATACGCCATAATATATAATAATGCTAACAAAAGGTATGATAAGTAAAAAAGTTGCCACACAGAATAAAATGCAAAAAATAATAATAATTTTAATAATTTTTAATAATATTTCGAAAAAAATTATTTCTTTTTCTATAGAATGGTTGTAATATTTTTCATTAATTTTTTTGACAATATAGGGAGTTAAGAAGGAAATGATTAGCATTGTTAAAAAGATAGAAGCAAATATTACTATAAAAAACCCACCAATAGCACTTAAAAATGCTAATGAAAATTGCACTATAGAAAAACTAAAAAACCAAGCTAAAAAACTTCCACTAATTAAATCATCAAAATAAGAAAAAAATATATCATAAGTAAAAAAAACAAGTAAACCTAAGATTATTATACTAATAAATAAAGGTAAAAATGAGAATTTTAAAAAAGGCTTACTAAGAAAATCTTGCAAGCTTAGGTATAGTATATTCATTTAATTTGTTTATACGCATCTTGAAGTTTTTGGTAAATTTCTTTATATTCTAGTGTTTCTTTTAAAATTTGATTTAAAACTTCATTGTCTTCTGTGCCATTCCAAATTTTTTTATAAGTGCCTTCTTTGTAGCCATTTTCTTGTCTGAATTGATTTAATATATTTTTTCCAATATAGGTTTTATAAAGCTCAAAGAAATTTAAACCACATTTTCTAGCTAAAACAAAATACGCACTCAAGAGTTCGCCTAAATCATAATCAAACCCACTGCATTTATGGATAATAAGTTCAATATCATTTAAAATTCCATAGATATCTGCTTCATTTGGATTGGAAGTTTCTTTGCAAAAGTCATCAAAAAAAGTCACGGAAGAAACTTCTTCTGCAATAAAATTTTTATCATTTATTTGTCTTTCTTTGTATTCTTCTAAAATTAAACTTAGAATAAAATGCCAAATATCTACTATTTCAATGCGAACATTATCCCAGTTTGTAGGAGTGTAAATGCTTTTCCAATGCTTCCAAGCAAAAGAGTCGATAAGCTCAGCACACTCCATATAAATGCATCTTCTAAAACTGATTAATTTACCTTCTTTGGTATAACCATTTTCCCATCCTATGCCATTGGTATCATCGTTTAGTTTTTGCTGGAGTTCTAGCATACCTTTTAAAATATCTTTTACTTCCATTTTACTTCCTTTTTTATGCATAAAATCCAAATTCTTTATTTTCTTCTTTTTTATTTTCTTGATTATTATATTGTTCCCAAATTTCTTCTAGCAATTTAGCACTATCTTGGAAAATTTGCTTTTTAATATCTTCAAGATCTGCTTTTGCCATTTCTTTATTTAAACTCTTATCCATGATATTAAATAACTCATGTAAAGTAGCTTTTTTGTGTTCTTCATCTTTTGGTTCAGGTAAGGCATTACCTATTTTCATAGCCGTTGTTATAAGTTCTTTTGGTTTTAAAGCTCCTACTCTTGAGTTTTTCATAAATTCATCAATTTGTGGTTGTATTTTTGCAACTGCATCTTTTATTTCGTTAATTTCTTCTTGTGAAAGTTTAGTACCACTATATGAAAATGAAAAACCAAATTGATTTCTTAAACTCAATGAAGTTGAATTTCCATCTTTATCAAGTTTTGCTTCTTTATTATCATACATAGAAAAAGAAAGATGATTGCCATTTTTTGTTTTAATATCCATAGAAAAATTTTGAGAATTGTAGCTAGAAATTTGCATAGCTTTTCCTTTCAAGTAAAGATAAGGTTATATCGTCAAAATAATCCAATCTTGAATAAATTTGCAAAGTTTTTCAACTTTGCAAATTTCAAATATTAGGGAGATAAATATTCTAGCATTAAGTTTTTAAATACTCGTTAAATCCCAAAATAATTTTAATATTTTTTCATTGTTAGAACAAATTAAAATTTGTTCTTTACTATACTTATTTTTACATGCTTTTAAAGCTTGTTTTAAGTGTTCTTTTAAAGAATAAACCAAACCAAAAGCAATAGCTTCTTTATCTAATCCACCTAATAAATAAATTAAAGGCATACGCATTGATTTAGAAACATCAAGTTTTGCTTGTTCATTAATTGTGATTTTAAAATCAAATTTGCTAGGATGTTTAAATTTATAAGCTAAAGCAAGATCTAAAAACTCATCTAAATGGCTTAATTTTTTTCCGCTGGTAAATGGATATATAAAATAAAATAAATCTAAGATATTATTGCTAATTTTACTCTCATCGTCGTAATTTTCTTGTATGAAATCATAGTATGTTTTAAATTGTTCTTGGTAATTTTGTACTAAAGTCATTGCCATTTTAGTTTTTGCAAAAGTGTTTAAAAAAATTTTTGGATTAGCTTCAAAACTAAAATCCAAAAAATTAAATTTTGTTTCGTTTTGACACAGAATTTGAGTAGTATCATTCAAATTTAATATAATATTTTTTGAATTTAAATTATCAAGTGATGCATTATGGATATTTTTTTCACTCATAATAGTAGAAAAACTATTATAGGAAAATTCATTATTCATAGGTTTTTCATAAAAACCAAAATCATCCCAAAAATTTGCTTCACTACAGGCAATACAACCATGTCCTGCAGCTACTGGCCAAGAGGTTTTGGAATTAAATTTAACCTTAGGGCAGTTGTTGTATGCATAAGGTCCTTTACATCCTACTTTAAAAAGGCAATAACCTTGTTTGATATTTTCATCATCAAAACTTTGAGCAAAATTTCCTGCTTCAAATTTGGCTTTTCTCTCGCATAAATCATGTAGACATTTTCCATAAAGAGCCAAAGGTCTATTTTGCTCATCTAAACTAGGATTTTGTTCAAATAATATATAAAAACAAAGTGCTGCAATGATATTTATATCGCTTGGAGGACAGCCTGGTATGTTGATTACCTTTTCTTCTAAAACCTCAGAAATTTTTACGCTTTTAGTAGGATTGGGATATGCTGCTTGAATTCCTCCATAACTTGAGCAAGTTCCCATAGCAAAAATTGTTTTAGCATTTTTTGCACATTTTTTTAAAATCTCATATCCATTTTCACCATGTGCTCCTATGGTTAGAAAAAATGGATCTATGGCGCAAACTCCACCTTCAACAGCCAAAATAAAGTCTTTTTTTTCTAAAATTTTTTCTAAATGTGCTTCTGCTTGGTGTCCGCTTGCACTCATAAAGGTTTCATGATATTCCAAAGAAATAAAATCAAAGATCAAATCTAAAAAATCAGGTAATGAAGTTCTAAGCAAACTTTCACTACACCCTGTACATTCACTTAAATGAAGCCATATTAAGCTAGGTGGAGTATGAAGTTGAAAATATCTTTGTGCTAAAGGAATAAAATCACTAGATAAGCCTAAGGTTTTGATAATAGAGCTTACAGCATCTAAAGAGATATTTTTTTCTTCTTTATGTGAGTTTTCTAATAGAGCGATTTTGCGTTCTAGTATGCTTTTTAGTTCTTCATTGCTTAAAGACATTTTTTAACCTTTAGCTATTTGTATCATATTTAAAAAATCATTTGCATTTAATGCAGCTGAACCTATTAATACTCCATCACAATTTTTTAAAGCACAAATTTCTTTAATATTGCTTTGATTGACGCTTC
Coding sequences:
- a CDS encoding pyridoxine 5'-phosphate oxidase family protein, which translates into the protein MDERIKEFIHSQKLLTLSVLDNDGGVYCASCYYVFDEKKLALIFASEEHTKHIQLAYKNPKIAINITLDTNIINLIKGVQIKAKFTKATKKQGELYYQKFPFAKLAKASIFASNIQWLKYTDNKILLSKKLEFFIK
- a CDS encoding EI24 domain-containing protein, which codes for MNILYLSLQDFLSKPFLKFSFLPLFISIIILGLLVFFTYDIFFSYFDDLISGSFLAWFFSFSIVQFSLAFLSAIGGFFIVIFASIFLTMLIISFLTPYIVKKINEKYYNHSIEKEIIFFEILLKIIKIIIIFCILFCVATFLLIIPFVSIIIYYGVFYYLFHKLLILDVMSNVLDRETFRNFYKNSSPLYFKLYTLIFFLISSIPFIGIFLQVFYVIFLTHLTYQKILYLKAKTYG
- the dut gene encoding dUTPase; the protein is MEVKDILKGMLELQQKLNDDTNGIGWENGYTKEGKLISFRRCIYMECAELIDSFAWKHWKSIYTPTNWDNVRIEIVDIWHFILSLILEEYKERQINDKNFIAEEVSSVTFFDDFCKETSNPNEADIYGILNDIELIIHKCSGFDYDLGELLSAYFVLARKCGLNFFELYKTYIGKNILNQFRQENGYKEGTYKKIWNGTEDNEVLNQILKETLEYKEIYQKLQDAYKQIK
- a CDS encoding invasion antigen I; this encodes MQISSYNSQNFSMDIKTKNGNHLSFSMYDNKEAKLDKDGNSTSLSLRNQFGFSFSYSGTKLSQEEINEIKDAVAKIQPQIDEFMKNSRVGALKPKELITTAMKIGNALPEPKDEEHKKATLHELFNIMDKSLNKEMAKADLEDIKKQIFQDSAKLLEEIWEQYNNQENKKEENKEFGFYA
- a CDS encoding hydrogenase small subunit; translated protein: MSLSNEELKSILERKIALLENSHKEEKNISLDAVSSIIKTLGLSSDFIPLAQRYFQLHTPPSLIWLHLSECTGCSESLLRTSLPDFLDLIFDFISLEYHETFMSASGHQAEAHLEKILEKKDFILAVEGGVCAIDPFFLTIGAHGENGYEILKKCAKNAKTIFAMGTCSSYGGIQAAYPNPTKSVKISEVLEEKVINIPGCPPSDINIIAALCFYILFEQNPSLDEQNRPLALYGKCLHDLCERKAKFEAGNFAQSFDDENIKQGYCLFKVGCKGPYAYNNCPKVKFNSKTSWPVAAGHGCIACSEANFWDDFGFYEKPMNNEFSYNSFSTIMSEKNIHNASLDNLNSKNIILNLNDTTQILCQNETKFNFLDFSFEANPKIFLNTFAKTKMAMTLVQNYQEQFKTYYDFIQENYDDESKISNNILDLFYFIYPFTSGKKLSHLDEFLDLALAYKFKHPSKFDFKITINEQAKLDVSKSMRMPLIYLLGGLDKEAIAFGLVYSLKEHLKQALKACKNKYSKEQILICSNNEKILKLFWDLTSI